The Branchiostoma floridae strain S238N-H82 chromosome 6, Bfl_VNyyK, whole genome shotgun sequence genomic interval AGGGGATCTTGGAGATGGTGATTACCTTAGAGCTATCTTAAAACAATATCCACTGCGTCTAAATTCTTAAAGACGGTCTGTATGTGAAGTTGTACACCAACAGTTCTGTCTGAAGTCTAACCCCCTCTCCACAGCGATAAGTTATAGCTAAGCTGACGAAGGCCCACTGCCGAGGTGTCCTGAGGTCTTACATTCATGCATGGCTCTTGTTGTACGATTCAGATCCCCTGAACCTGAGCATGGGGCCGCCCAGCATCACCACAACCACTACTACCAGTACCCCTACGTATGAATCAGCTCTAAGCATTAGTACGTCAGTGCAAGGGGTAAGTAATACCATGGTAAGTGGTGTCCTAAGCCCATCCTCTCTCTCCCCCTTGGGGCAAAGTGAGTTGGCTACACAGCAGCGGCAGCAGTTGTCGCCATTGTCCAGCCCGGGTGGGTCGCCGCTGGTCAGCGTGTCGGACTCCAGCAACCTGATGTCGCCCAGCGAGTTGAACACGTCCAGCAGCCTGCTGGTCAGCACCAGGAAGATGAATCTTCGCGGCGACGACAGCTCCGGATGGATGGAGGACGACGATTCGTCCTCCAGTAACACCAGCAGCGGCGGAGTGGCGCGCTCCATCACTGCCAACGGCCAGCGGAAGTCCCGCAAAGTCTCCGCTAAGCAGAGTCCCTCCAGCCCGAAGGAAAGAATCAACATGGAGCGGCTGTTTGACGCCGATGGCAGCAGCTGTCAGCCCCAGTTTGAGTTCAAGAAGTTCGGCGCTGACATTGTCAGCATCAAGGCGAGAGACTCGCATCAGGGGGTGCCAGCAGACATGCAGAGGTACATACCTGTAGTTGTTGCAGTCTTGTAGGTAGATAGAAAAATCAGACACAAGTCCCTGTATCTGTGGAGGAAATATGGTTGTTAAAGTACTGTTTGCTTTATATTTTGAAAGACATTGGAAGTTTTGCCTTAAAAGATCAGCAACATTTCAGAAATTGCATAAAAAAAGAGGGAAGCATGTATTTTTATTAACATTGAACTGTACTTTTCATtgtgaaaaatgaaaagaaatgcaTCAAGTTACATGCATTCTCCAAATTTCCAACTGTCTTTCCAAATGCAAAGTGAACAGtttttgtatcctgtattgcaTATGTGTTGACTATAACATGAAAAGACGAGACCTGATCTACCGCATAGACATTAATCCTTTTTCATCTTCACCTATGTTCCTCTACAGTGCATTGTCCGCCCCACCAACCCTGCTAACGTTGGTGCCAACATCTACCGTGCCATGCCAAGTCGTAGAGCTTGCACACGTCAACTCCTGCCCAGTCCCAAGGAGGCAGGCTAAAGAACCGAGCCTCAACATGCCAAACTTGAGTAGTAAGCATGGCAGCATGCAGCTCAAGATCCTGAAGCAGCCCGAGGTCCACCACAGGGCTCGATACATGACGGAAGGTAGCCGTGGGTCAGTCAAGGACGAATCTGGCCATGGCTTCCCCACTGTGAAAGTAGGTCACTCGTAATCTCAACCAACCACGGCTTGTAGTTGTAGGTTCTTTACCTAGGGATAAGGCAGCTTTTAGGAGGTGATTGAGCAACCAAGCAGGGCCCTCTGTTAGTACTGTCTTGATTGCAGNNNNNNNNNNNNNNNNNNNNNNNNNNNNNNNNNNNNNNNNNNNNNNNNNNNNNNNNNNNNNNNNNNNNNNNNNNNNNNNNNNNNNNNNNNNNNNNNNNNNTTTTATTCAACAGCTTGAAGGCTGCAACAAGTCAGCCACTCTTCAAGTGTTTGTGGGAACAGACACAGGGAAAATCAAGCCCCACGGGTTTCTACCAGGCCTGCAAGGTGACTGGCCGTAACACAACTCCCTGCACAGAGAGGGACATCGAAGGGACCACAGTCATTGAAGTGCCATTGGATCCAACAAACAACATGACACAGAGGTGTGTGAAAAACATAAGCTGCAAGCTGTCACTAAAGATATCATTATTGTACTATGACACATACCAACTTACATGGAGATACGATTGCCTTACATTGAGCAGTATCATTGCAAATATATCTGTTTTGTATGTGAAAAGTGCCTTCTTTTTGTCCGTTATGGCTAATGTCCTGTTTAACAGGTCGAGGGACAATTCCATCCAAGGGTAGGCCAAAGATAGATGAAGTGTATATTAGAGCACTTGGTGTTATGCGTCATAAGCATTTTGTGAATTCAGGAAATGGCAACAACACACCCAGTTGATGCATCGCTACAAGTACATTATAAGGCAGAAGATCTTTCCCGCCATATAGGCATGCAGTATTCTGGAAATGTAAACAGCTATTAAGAGCTACATCCAAAAGAAGACTTGTTTTGAACAAGCAGAAAGATAGGTTAAACATATGACGCCATCCTTAAAAGATTGATTTGTTAAGCAAACAACCTGACATTgtctattactgtaaatgcatttaagttcgcggggatttaatttcgcggtaacggaaaaaaagactttttgcggtggatttaaggtcgcggtaacaccgtagactgcagtctaataccattatagaaaaatggtTCGCGGGTGGATTTAAAATTCGCAGTGatgtcaccgcgaaaaccgcgaacattaatccaccgcgaacatttctgcatttacagtatttttttgtgtgcaggCCAGGATCGGGCTGGCGCGCNNNNNNNNNNNNNNNNNNNNNNNNNNNNNNNNNNNNNNNNNNNNNNNNNNNNNNNNNNNNNNNNNNNNNNNNNNNNNNNNNNNNNNNNNNNNNNNNNNNNNNNNNNNNNNNNNNNNNNNNNNNNNNNNNNNNNNNNNNNNNNNNNNNNNNNNNNNNNNNNNNNNNNNNNNNNNNNNNNNNNNNNNNNNNNNNNNNNNNNNNNNNNNNNNNNNNNNNNNNNNNNNNNNNNNNNNNNNNNNNNNNNNNNNNNNNNNNNNNNNNNNNNNNNNNNNNNNNNNNNNNNNNNNNNNNNNNNNNNNNNNNNNNNNNNNNNNNNNNNNNNNNNNNNNNNNNNNNNNNNNNNNNNNNNNNNNNNNNNNNNNNNNNNNNNNNNNNNNNNNNNNNNNNNNNNNNNNNNNNNNNNNNNNNNNNNNNNNNNNNNNNNNNNNNNNNNNNNNNNNNNNNNNNNNNNNNNNNNNNNNNNNNNNNNNNNNNNNNNNNNNNNNNNNNNNNNNNNNNNNNNNNNNNNNNNNNNNNNNNNNNNNNNNNNNNNNNNNNNNNNNNNNNNNNNNNNNNNNNNNNNNNNNNNNNNNNNNNNNNNNNNNNNNNNNNNNNNNNNNNNNNNNNNNNNNNNNNNNNNNNNNNNNNNNNNNNNNNNNNNNNNNNNNNNNNNNNNNNNNNNNNNNNNNNNNNNNNNNNNNNNNNNNNNNNNNNNNNNNNNNNNNNNNNNNNNNNNNNNNNNNNNNNNNNNNNNNNNNNNNNNNNNNNNNNNNNNNNNNNNNNNNNNNNNNNNNNNNN includes:
- the LOC118418168 gene encoding LOW QUALITY PROTEIN: nuclear factor of activated T-cells 5-like (The sequence of the model RefSeq protein was modified relative to this genomic sequence to represent the inferred CDS: deleted 1 base in 1 codon), producing MPSGCEDSFLYEEVELNSPESLYGKDPFLELLPKELRLMNGGQPARHPLSPTEHPLKGSDLLGLSDPLNLSMGPPSITTTTTTSTPTYESALSISTSVQGVSNTMVSGVLSPSSLSPLGQSELATQQRQQLSPLSSPGGSPLVSVSDSSNLMSPSELNTSSSLLVSTRKMNLRGDDSSGWMEDDDSSSSNTSSGGVARSITANGQRKSRKVSAKQSPSSPKERINMERLFDADGSSCQPQFEFKKFGADIVSIKARDSHQGVPADMQSALSAPPTLLTLVPTSTVPCQVVELAHVNSCPVPRRQAKEPSLNMPNLSSKHGSMQLKILKQPEVHHRARYMTEGSRGSVKDESGHGFPTVKLEGCNKSATLQVFVGTDTGKIKPHGFYQACKVTGRNTTPCTERDIEGTTVIEVPLDPTNNMTQRCVKNISCKLSLKISLLYYDTYQLTWRYDCLTLSSIIANISVLYVKSAFFLSVMANVLFNRSRDNSIQGAQPTGQPEILKKSLSSCTVAGGEEMFIIGKNFIKGTQVKFQEISEDCQLIWEAEAEIDKEYFHQTHLICTVPPYQTEDVKEAVAVQVVVCAGGKTSEPHTFSYTPLPTVKPPAVLPLKTETGLQQPESCSFEQQLRAMAEQAVREPTNTPLPVAGAPIGSVVTHSGLNQEDVTMLLPPANAEDTAQQTAQGLFDLGELSRDYRNSSPMVAATAENWQWHCDFFLAPIVDPQQQQPQDEETRLHDIISALQTVDDTALSQSIQPGYTIEDVTEVLMKN